In one Streptomyces sp. NBC_01288 genomic region, the following are encoded:
- a CDS encoding DUF742 domain-containing protein, producing MNGEHSRDVEPDEDATFVRPFIITGGRSEPLQAGLRLETLVVAVGVPDPSLTFERRHIVAVCEQPTTVAEVAHRVGVPLGVAKVLISDLVVAGQLACRQPAELPLPMLERIRDHVRAL from the coding sequence GTGAACGGTGAACACTCCAGGGACGTAGAACCTGACGAGGACGCGACGTTCGTCCGGCCGTTCATCATCACCGGCGGCCGGTCCGAGCCTCTCCAGGCCGGTCTGCGGCTGGAGACGCTGGTCGTCGCCGTCGGCGTGCCGGATCCGTCGCTCACGTTCGAGCGGCGCCACATCGTCGCGGTGTGCGAACAGCCGACGACCGTCGCCGAGGTGGCGCACCGGGTCGGCGTACCCCTCGGAGTGGCCAAGGTGCTCATCTCCGACCTCGTCGTCGCCGGGCAACTCGCCTGCCGGCAACCCGCGGAGCTGCCGCTCCCGATGCTCGAAAGGATCAGGGACCATGTCCGGGCGCTCTGA
- a CDS encoding MFS transporter: MSGTTTAAAALRRRAAGAGANRWVVLVVLCVSLLLVALDATVLHVAVPAVTEDLKPGAIELLWIVDVYPLVCASLLILFGTLGDRVGRRRILLLGYGLFGVASGLAALAHDAQVLILARALLGVGGAMIMPATLSILRQVFPDRRERAVAIGVWSAVAAVGAAVGPLLGGFLLEHFWWGSVFLVNIPLMLISLPIGRLLLPESRGDRNGPWDIVGALMAAGGLFGAVFGVKRLGGGEPVASGWTIAPLLVGAVLLVLFVRRQRRRTHPLVDLKMFRKPAFSTSVGCIVLAMLALVGLELIAAQYLQLVLGLSPLQTGLRLLPLTFAAMAAGLFGARMLRRFGPRRMVCFGFCLTAFSVLTLTAMGERDNTGLLLFGFLLLGFGLEMTLFGAYESMLSEAPPAQAGGAAAIGETSYQLGAGIGIALLGSVMNAAYAPGLSSVPGVPASASASAGHSLGEAYDVAGRLGGVRGAALRDAARHAFVHGLHVTLLVSAGLLLLGAVMALRLPRIMHCEATLATVPAPREVAESRISA; the protein is encoded by the coding sequence ATGTCCGGGACGACCACGGCTGCCGCAGCGCTGCGCCGTCGGGCGGCCGGGGCCGGTGCCAACCGCTGGGTCGTCCTCGTCGTCCTCTGCGTCAGCCTGCTCCTCGTCGCGCTCGACGCCACCGTGCTCCATGTCGCGGTGCCCGCCGTCACCGAGGACCTCAAACCCGGCGCGATAGAGCTGCTCTGGATCGTCGACGTCTATCCGCTGGTCTGCGCCTCGCTCCTCATCCTCTTCGGCACCCTCGGCGACCGCGTCGGCCGCAGGCGCATCCTGCTCCTCGGCTACGGCCTCTTCGGCGTCGCCTCCGGCCTCGCCGCCCTCGCCCATGACGCCCAGGTGCTGATCCTCGCGCGGGCGCTGCTCGGTGTCGGCGGCGCGATGATCATGCCCGCCACGCTCTCGATCCTCCGCCAGGTCTTCCCCGACCGGCGTGAGCGGGCGGTGGCGATCGGTGTGTGGAGCGCGGTGGCCGCGGTCGGCGCGGCGGTGGGCCCGCTGCTCGGCGGGTTCCTGCTGGAGCACTTCTGGTGGGGCTCGGTCTTCCTCGTCAACATCCCCCTGATGCTGATCAGCCTCCCGATCGGCCGGCTCCTCCTCCCCGAGTCCCGCGGTGATCGCAACGGCCCGTGGGACATCGTCGGCGCGCTCATGGCCGCGGGCGGTCTCTTCGGTGCCGTCTTCGGCGTGAAGCGGCTCGGTGGCGGGGAGCCGGTGGCGAGCGGATGGACCATTGCCCCGCTCCTCGTGGGCGCGGTGCTGCTGGTTCTTTTCGTACGACGGCAACGGCGCCGTACGCATCCGCTGGTGGACCTGAAGATGTTCCGCAAGCCGGCGTTCAGCACGTCCGTCGGCTGCATCGTGCTGGCGATGCTGGCACTGGTGGGCCTGGAGCTGATCGCGGCGCAGTACCTGCAACTGGTCCTCGGCCTGTCGCCCCTCCAGACGGGTCTACGGCTGCTGCCGCTGACGTTCGCGGCGATGGCGGCGGGGTTGTTCGGGGCGCGGATGCTCCGGCGGTTCGGGCCGCGCCGGATGGTGTGCTTCGGGTTCTGTCTGACCGCGTTCTCGGTGCTGACGCTGACCGCGATGGGCGAGCGGGACAACACCGGGCTGCTGCTCTTCGGGTTCCTGTTGCTCGGGTTCGGGCTTGAGATGACGCTCTTCGGGGCGTACGAGTCGATGCTGAGCGAGGCGCCGCCGGCGCAGGCGGGTGGCGCGGCGGCGATCGGTGAGACCTCGTACCAACTCGGCGCGGGTATCGGCATCGCGCTCCTCGGCAGCGTGATGAACGCGGCGTACGCGCCCGGGCTGTCGTCCGTTCCCGGTGTACCGGCGTCCGCGTCGGCCTCGGCGGGGCATTCGCTGGGCGAGGCGTATGACGTCGCCGGGCGTCTGGGCGGGGTGCGTGGCGCCGCCCTGCGCGACGCGGCCCGGCACGCTTTCGTGCACGGCCTGCACGTCACGTTGCTCGTCAGCGCGGGGTTGCTGCTGCTGGGCGCGGTGATGGCGCTGCGACTGCCCCGGATCATGCACTGCGAGGCGACTCTGGCCACGGTCCCCGCCCCCAGGGAAGTAGCGGAGTCCCGCATCTCAGCCTGA
- a CDS encoding cell division protein SepF, protein MGSVRKASAWLGLVDDNDDERYYDDDYSEGTEQPGDAWVTDPRVKVAEDVAEVKGRRIGTVTPDSFRDARAIGELFREGVPVIVNLTAMEATDAKRVVDFAAGLTFGLRGTIERVANRVFLLTPANTEIVSGDPAVRREDGFFNQS, encoded by the coding sequence ATGGGATCGGTACGCAAGGCGAGTGCTTGGCTTGGACTCGTTGACGACAACGACGACGAGCGCTACTACGACGACGACTACTCCGAAGGGACCGAGCAGCCCGGGGATGCCTGGGTCACGGATCCGCGGGTGAAGGTGGCGGAGGACGTCGCCGAGGTGAAGGGCCGGCGCATCGGCACGGTCACCCCGGACAGCTTCCGCGACGCCCGCGCGATCGGCGAGCTGTTCCGGGAAGGGGTCCCGGTGATCGTGAACCTCACGGCGATGGAGGCGACCGACGCCAAGCGCGTGGTCGACTTCGCGGCGGGCCTCACCTTCGGCCTGCGCGGCACGATCGAGCGGGTCGCGAACCGTGTCTTCCTGCTGACCCCCGCCAACACGGAGATCGTCAGCGGCGACCCCGCCGTGCGCCGTGAGGACGGGTTCTTCAACCAGAGCTGA
- a CDS encoding DUF5685 family protein: protein MFGMVRPCSHRLGENLKTQWMAHLCGLCLALRGDHGQFARVVTNYDGLLLSVLTEAQVERAGGGWRRTAGPCPLRGMRTASVARGEGARLAAAVSLVLASAKVRDHVADGDGLLARRPVALAARRVAGSWGRAGARTGSAVGFDAAVLVDAVERQFGIESLAGLGTPILTVTEPTETATAAAFAHTAILAGRPGNAVPLAEAGRLFGRLAHLLDAVEDQEADAASDAWNPLTATGTPLTEARRLADDALHGIRLVLRETEFTDGKLAHLLLAHELGRSVDRAFGTRSCGHGAGSGVEHGHGRVPEPQGAFGPPRTPYLPGDPRHAGNPYGGEPPRPDGRGFWAGCAVALGLCCTCKVCCADEFEGPWSGRRREGCCSDCDCSCCDACECCECCECLSCCDC from the coding sequence GTGTTCGGAATGGTCCGGCCTTGCAGTCACAGACTCGGTGAGAACCTCAAGACCCAGTGGATGGCGCATTTGTGCGGGCTGTGTCTCGCGCTGCGCGGGGATCACGGGCAGTTCGCGAGGGTTGTCACCAACTACGACGGTTTGCTCCTCTCGGTTCTGACGGAGGCTCAGGTCGAGCGCGCGGGCGGCGGATGGCGTCGTACGGCCGGACCCTGCCCGTTGCGCGGGATGCGGACCGCGTCCGTCGCGCGGGGCGAGGGGGCGCGGCTCGCGGCGGCCGTCTCGCTGGTGCTGGCCTCCGCCAAGGTGCGTGACCATGTCGCCGACGGGGACGGGCTGCTGGCCCGCAGGCCGGTGGCGCTGGCCGCGCGGCGGGTCGCCGGGAGCTGGGGGCGGGCCGGGGCGCGGACGGGTTCCGCGGTCGGGTTCGACGCCGCCGTGCTCGTCGACGCCGTGGAGCGGCAGTTCGGCATCGAGTCCCTGGCCGGACTCGGCACGCCGATCCTGACCGTCACCGAACCGACCGAGACCGCCACCGCGGCCGCCTTCGCGCACACCGCGATCCTGGCCGGACGGCCCGGCAACGCCGTACCCCTCGCCGAGGCCGGACGCCTCTTCGGACGGCTCGCGCATCTCCTGGACGCCGTGGAGGACCAGGAAGCCGATGCCGCGTCGGACGCCTGGAACCCCCTCACGGCGACCGGCACCCCGCTCACCGAGGCCCGCCGGCTCGCCGACGACGCGCTGCACGGGATACGGCTCGTGCTGCGGGAGACGGAGTTCACGGACGGCAAGCTGGCGCATCTGCTGCTCGCGCACGAACTGGGGCGCTCGGTGGACCGGGCCTTCGGGACGCGGTCGTGCGGGCACGGGGCCGGGAGCGGGGTCGAGCATGGGCATGGTCGCGTGCCGGAGCCGCAGGGTGCCTTCGGGCCGCCGCGGACTCCGTATCTGCCGGGTGATCCGCGGCACGCCGGCAATCCCTACGGCGGTGAGCCCCCGCGGCCCGACGGGCGCGGGTTCTGGGCCGGGTGCGCCGTAGCCCTCGGGCTGTGCTGTACCTGCAAGGTGTGCTGCGCCGACGAGTTCGAGGGGCCGTGGTCCGGGCGGCGGCGCGAGGGGTGCTGCTCCGACTGTGATTGCTCGTGCTGCGACGCGTGCGAATGCTGCGAATGTTGTGAATGTCTGTCGTGCTGCGACTGCTGA
- a CDS encoding sensor histidine kinase, giving the protein MDVTTKATTSIRTRLLRILILALAVLLALLGIAAADQISAYRNASATADNARLEITLQGLVHELQKERGLTTGYVGGVQQFSAKLPAQRKATDAAREQLDVALKGREDSAAGSVRESLGRLDGLTGIRKDADDATGVVKDTFDYFTNTITVLDRLDLGLEDVHDGNLRDAYQALQVLGNAKEFTGEERAIVLGSVRAGKFRGDDYSRFMEIRAGRLAALDAFPRSATAVQERRLNTALTTPDAERALAYESKAVHGTGKLKASAIPPMAWWDSMTSTINGMRNVQIALGTDVENRAAQLESSAQRDLLLFLLLALATVVALGALALDCVRSVSTPLVELARQAREVAGSRLPQAVAAVQDGSSGEAPKPPAPLALADRAGAEVREVADAFDRVQRSAFELATEQAVLRRNATDSLVSLGRRNQNLVRRQISFINKLEHEDADPATLANLFELDHLATRMRRNAESLLVLAGESSPRPWSTPLAVNDVLRAALSEVEEYRRVTLRRIEPAFVTGSVVVEIAHLLAELVENALSFSPPDSDVEIEGRRTSAGYLVAIVDHGFGMDNQALAEANVRLSGTASFMAEPTRFLGHFVVGALARKCGIEVRLGEAPAAGVVARVLIPAGLLTEKEVEEGPAVPAPRKAEAEKMESPEPEAVVAPVAAKGGSSAARTRNGLVKRPQRSGIAAAVSETDRTGRPAPTTPPNPERTPEQVSGMLSTLRSAHMRGGISVEKEKQQKSEKSAAKNVETNEGAAK; this is encoded by the coding sequence GTGGACGTCACAACAAAAGCGACCACCAGCATCCGCACCAGACTGCTGAGGATTCTGATCCTCGCCCTCGCGGTGCTGCTCGCCCTGCTCGGTATCGCGGCCGCCGACCAGATCTCCGCCTATCGCAACGCCTCCGCGACCGCCGACAACGCCCGCCTGGAAATCACCCTCCAGGGACTCGTGCACGAACTGCAGAAGGAGCGCGGGCTCACCACCGGATACGTCGGCGGCGTCCAGCAGTTCAGCGCCAAGCTGCCCGCGCAGCGCAAGGCGACCGACGCCGCGCGCGAACAGCTGGACGTGGCCCTGAAGGGGCGTGAGGACTCCGCCGCCGGTTCCGTGCGCGAGTCCCTCGGCCGGCTCGACGGCCTCACCGGCATCCGCAAGGACGCCGACGACGCCACCGGCGTGGTGAAGGACACCTTCGACTACTTCACCAACACCATCACCGTCCTCGACCGGCTCGACCTCGGCCTCGAAGACGTCCACGACGGCAATCTGCGCGACGCCTACCAGGCACTCCAAGTCCTCGGCAACGCCAAGGAGTTCACCGGCGAGGAGCGCGCCATCGTGCTCGGCTCCGTGCGCGCCGGGAAGTTCCGCGGCGACGACTACAGCCGCTTCATGGAGATCCGCGCCGGACGCCTCGCCGCCCTCGACGCCTTCCCCCGGTCGGCCACCGCCGTACAGGAACGGCGTCTGAACACCGCCCTGACCACGCCCGACGCCGAGCGCGCGCTGGCGTACGAGAGCAAGGCGGTGCACGGCACCGGGAAGCTGAAGGCGAGCGCGATCCCGCCCATGGCCTGGTGGGACTCGATGACCTCCACCATCAACGGGATGCGGAACGTCCAGATCGCCCTCGGCACCGATGTCGAGAACCGCGCCGCCCAGTTGGAGAGTTCGGCCCAGCGCGACCTGCTGCTGTTCCTGCTGCTCGCCCTCGCCACGGTCGTCGCGCTCGGCGCGCTGGCCCTCGACTGCGTACGGTCCGTCTCCACACCGCTCGTCGAACTCGCCCGGCAGGCACGGGAGGTGGCCGGCAGCCGGCTGCCGCAGGCGGTGGCCGCCGTACAGGACGGGTCGTCCGGGGAGGCGCCGAAGCCGCCCGCTCCGCTGGCCCTCGCTGACCGGGCCGGGGCCGAAGTACGGGAGGTGGCCGACGCGTTCGACCGGGTGCAGCGGTCCGCCTTCGAACTCGCCACCGAGCAGGCCGTGTTGCGACGCAACGCCACCGACTCGCTGGTGAGCCTGGGGCGTCGCAACCAGAACCTGGTGCGCCGTCAGATCAGCTTCATCAACAAGCTGGAGCACGAGGACGCCGACCCCGCGACCCTCGCCAACCTCTTCGAACTCGACCACCTGGCCACCCGTATGCGCCGCAACGCCGAAAGCCTCCTGGTGCTCGCCGGGGAGTCCAGCCCCCGACCCTGGTCCACGCCGCTGGCCGTCAACGACGTGCTGCGCGCCGCGCTGTCCGAGGTCGAGGAGTACCGCCGGGTCACCCTGCGCCGGATCGAGCCCGCGTTCGTCACCGGCTCCGTCGTCGTCGAGATCGCCCACCTGCTCGCCGAGTTGGTGGAGAACGCGCTGAGCTTCTCGCCGCCGGACTCCGACGTGGAGATCGAGGGGCGGCGCACCAGCGCCGGCTATCTGGTCGCGATCGTCGACCACGGCTTCGGCATGGACAACCAGGCGCTCGCCGAGGCCAACGTACGACTGTCCGGCACCGCCAGCTTCATGGCCGAACCCACCCGGTTCCTGGGCCACTTCGTGGTCGGCGCGCTCGCCCGCAAGTGCGGCATCGAGGTACGGCTCGGCGAGGCACCGGCGGCCGGTGTGGTCGCCCGGGTGCTGATCCCCGCGGGGCTGCTGACGGAGAAGGAGGTCGAGGAGGGGCCGGCGGTGCCCGCCCCGAGGAAGGCGGAGGCGGAGAAGATGGAGAGCCCGGAGCCCGAAGCGGTGGTCGCCCCGGTCGCCGCCAAGGGCGGTTCGTCCGCCGCGCGCACCCGCAACGGCCTGGTCAAGCGGCCGCAGCGCAGCGGTATCGCGGCGGCGGTGAGCGAGACCGACCGGACCGGCAGGCCCGCACCCACCACACCGCCCAACCCGGAACGGACCCCCGAGCAGGTCTCCGGGATGCTCTCCACCCTGCGCAGCGCCCACATGCGGGGCGGGATCAGCGTCGAGAAGGAGAAGCAGCAGAAGAGCGAGAAGAGTGCCGCGAAGAACGTCGAGACGAACGAGGGTGCCGCCAAGTGA
- a CDS encoding acyl-CoA dehydrogenase family protein yields the protein MAASPKLPPFDPADPLGIDDLLDPEDLAIRDTVRAWAADRVLPYVAEWYEKGELPGIRELARELGGIGALGMSLDGYGCAGASAVQYGLACLELEAADSGIRSLVSVQGSLAMYAVHRFGSEEQRQEWLPRMASGDVIGCFGLTEPDHGSDPGAMRTYAKRDGGDWVLNGRKMWITNGSVAGVAVVWAQTDDGIRGFVVPTDAAGFSAPEIKHKWSLRASVTSELVLDDVRLPADAVLPEVVGLKGPLGCLSHARYGIVWGAMGAARASFESAVAYAKTREQFGRPIGGFQLTQAKLADMAVELHKGILLAHHLGRRMDAGRLRPEQVSFGKLNNVREAIEICRTARTILGANGISLEYPVMRHATNLESVLTYEGTVEMHQLVLGKALTGLDAFR from the coding sequence ATGGCTGCGTCCCCGAAGTTGCCCCCCTTCGACCCCGCCGACCCCCTCGGCATCGACGACCTGCTCGACCCCGAGGACCTCGCGATCCGGGACACCGTCCGGGCGTGGGCTGCCGACCGGGTGCTGCCGTACGTGGCGGAGTGGTACGAGAAGGGGGAGTTGCCCGGGATCCGGGAGCTCGCCCGGGAGCTCGGTGGCATCGGGGCGCTCGGGATGTCGCTCGACGGGTACGGCTGTGCCGGGGCTTCCGCCGTCCAATACGGGCTCGCCTGCCTGGAGTTGGAGGCGGCCGACTCCGGGATCAGGTCGCTCGTGTCCGTGCAGGGGTCCCTCGCGATGTACGCCGTCCATCGCTTCGGGAGCGAGGAGCAGCGGCAGGAATGGCTGCCCCGCATGGCCTCCGGTGACGTCATCGGCTGCTTCGGGCTCACCGAACCCGACCACGGTTCCGACCCCGGCGCCATGCGCACCTACGCCAAGCGCGACGGCGGTGACTGGGTCCTCAACGGCCGCAAGATGTGGATCACCAACGGGTCCGTGGCCGGCGTCGCCGTCGTATGGGCGCAGACCGACGACGGGATCCGTGGGTTCGTCGTACCCACCGACGCGGCTGGCTTCTCCGCGCCCGAGATCAAGCACAAATGGTCACTCCGCGCATCCGTCACCAGCGAACTCGTCCTCGACGACGTCCGGTTGCCCGCCGACGCCGTGCTGCCGGAGGTCGTAGGACTGAAGGGGCCGCTCGGCTGTTTGTCGCACGCTCGTTACGGAATCGTGTGGGGTGCGATGGGCGCGGCGCGCGCTTCCTTCGAGTCCGCGGTCGCGTACGCGAAGACGCGGGAGCAGTTCGGGCGGCCCATCGGCGGCTTCCAGCTCACCCAGGCCAAGCTCGCCGACATGGCGGTCGAACTGCACAAGGGGATTCTGCTCGCCCATCACCTGGGGCGGCGCATGGACGCCGGGCGCCTGCGTCCCGAACAGGTCAGCTTCGGCAAGCTGAACAACGTACGAGAGGCCATCGAGATCTGTCGTACGGCGCGGACGATCCTCGGTGCCAACGGGATCTCACTGGAGTACCCGGTGATGCGGCACGCGACGAACCTGGAGTCGGTGCTCACGTACGAGGGCACCGTCGAGATGCACCAGCTCGTGCTGGGCAAGGCGCTCACCGGACTCGACGCCTTCCGCTAG
- a CDS encoding amino acid ABC transporter permease, with amino-acid sequence MSSHTLAKASAAPDIPEPADSPRIVPQRRLGQWTAAVAVLILLGLAVSSVVRNKAFQWGVVGDYFTSDSVLRGLWLTLWLTAVVMVLGFVLGALLAAARLSANPVLRGVSWGYVWLFRSIPILVQLLLWFNIGALYPQLLGVKTVDLFTPIAVAIIGLTLHEAAYAAEVVRGGILSVDRGQVEAAQALGLSRWRRWWRIVLPQAMRSIVPPAGNMLIGTLKGTSIVSVIAVQDLLFSAQLIYHRTYQVIPLLMVATIWYTVVTSVLSVGQYYVEKHYARGSERSR; translated from the coding sequence ATGTCTTCCCACACCCTTGCCAAAGCGTCCGCCGCACCGGACATACCGGAGCCGGCCGACTCCCCGCGGATCGTCCCGCAGCGCCGGCTCGGCCAGTGGACGGCCGCCGTCGCCGTACTGATCCTGCTCGGGCTGGCCGTCAGCTCCGTCGTCCGCAACAAGGCGTTCCAGTGGGGCGTGGTAGGCGACTACTTCACCTCGGACTCCGTACTGCGCGGCCTGTGGCTCACCCTGTGGCTGACGGCCGTGGTGATGGTGCTCGGCTTCGTCCTCGGCGCACTGCTCGCGGCGGCCCGGCTGTCCGCCAACCCCGTGCTGCGCGGCGTCAGTTGGGGCTACGTCTGGCTGTTCCGGTCGATCCCGATCCTGGTGCAGCTGCTGCTCTGGTTCAACATCGGGGCGTTGTACCCGCAGTTGCTCGGTGTGAAGACGGTCGATCTGTTCACTCCGATCGCGGTCGCGATCATCGGACTCACCCTGCACGAGGCGGCCTACGCCGCCGAGGTCGTCCGGGGCGGCATCCTCTCCGTCGACCGCGGCCAGGTCGAGGCCGCGCAGGCACTCGGGCTGAGCCGGTGGCGCCGCTGGTGGCGGATCGTGCTGCCGCAGGCGATGCGCTCCATCGTGCCGCCCGCGGGGAACATGCTGATCGGCACCCTCAAGGGCACCTCGATCGTCAGCGTCATCGCCGTCCAGGACCTGCTGTTCTCGGCCCAGTTGATCTATCACCGCACCTACCAGGTGATCCCGCTGCTGATGGTCGCCACCATCTGGTACACCGTCGTCACCTCGGTGCTCAGCGTCGGTCAGTACTACGTCGAGAAGCACTACGCGCGCGGTTCGGAGCGCAGCCGATGA
- a CDS encoding roadblock/LC7 domain-containing protein — protein sequence MTTVDTPHDSQTFNWLLANFVKSTDGVRDAVAVSSDGLLIAVSDGLGRTEADHLAAIVSGLSSLARSASKRYSFDGVKLIMIEMGRGFLLVSAIQDGSCLGVLADSSGELGLVGYEMAVLAERAGDLLTPTLIADLRQALPR from the coding sequence GTGACCACTGTCGACACCCCGCACGACTCGCAGACCTTCAACTGGCTGCTCGCCAACTTCGTCAAGAGCACCGACGGCGTGCGGGACGCGGTCGCCGTCTCCTCCGACGGGCTGCTGATCGCCGTGTCGGACGGGCTCGGACGGACCGAGGCCGACCATCTCGCCGCGATCGTCTCGGGGTTGAGCAGTCTGGCGCGCAGCGCGTCCAAGCGGTACAGCTTCGACGGGGTCAAGCTCATCATGATCGAGATGGGCCGGGGTTTCCTGCTCGTCTCGGCGATCCAGGACGGCAGCTGTCTCGGTGTCCTCGCCGACAGCAGCGGTGAACTGGGCCTCGTCGGCTACGAGATGGCGGTGCTCGCGGAACGGGCGGGTGATCTGCTCACCCCGACGCTCATCGCCGATCTGCGGCAGGCGTTGCCACGGTGA
- a CDS encoding ABC transporter substrate-binding protein, which yields MRTPTRTRYRHFAPFALITSAALLLTACGSGSDDASGTTANAAAAKADKIPTTDVVSAIPKDAAAAGLLPSGTTSLTVAVAVGGTPPGTTYLDDGKTLTGQDVDFADAVAKVLGIKLKTEQASFEAILPALDSGKYDFGASNFGVTDERRRTIDFVTYINDGQGFATRKDSKLAKITDIGQLCGLNVATGAGTTFEATLEENKKVCTDAGKKAYSVQTYGESGAIWSSLQQGRSDIVMSTINGLRYAVAQQTGVKFLNEFHRLDVGFAFKKGTKLAPAFRAAVNKLIADGTYDKILKKWGTTGSAIAKSQISPPELKN from the coding sequence ATGCGTACGCCCACGCGCACCCGTTATCGGCATTTCGCACCCTTTGCCCTGATCACCTCGGCGGCCCTGCTCCTCACGGCCTGCGGTTCCGGCTCGGACGACGCGAGCGGCACCACGGCGAACGCGGCGGCGGCCAAGGCCGACAAGATCCCCACCACGGACGTCGTCTCGGCCATCCCGAAGGACGCGGCGGCGGCCGGATTGCTGCCCTCAGGCACCACGAGCCTGACCGTGGCGGTGGCCGTCGGCGGCACGCCACCCGGCACCACGTACCTGGACGACGGCAAGACGCTGACCGGCCAGGACGTCGACTTCGCGGACGCCGTGGCGAAGGTCCTCGGCATCAAGCTCAAGACGGAACAGGCCAGCTTCGAGGCGATCCTGCCGGCCCTCGACAGCGGCAAGTACGACTTCGGCGCCAGCAACTTCGGCGTGACCGACGAACGCCGCAGGACGATCGACTTCGTCACCTACATCAACGACGGCCAGGGCTTCGCCACCCGCAAGGACAGCAAGCTCGCCAAGATCACCGACATCGGGCAGCTGTGCGGCCTGAACGTCGCGACCGGCGCGGGCACCACCTTCGAGGCCACCCTTGAGGAGAACAAGAAGGTCTGCACGGACGCCGGCAAGAAGGCGTACAGCGTGCAGACCTACGGCGAGTCCGGCGCGATCTGGTCGTCCCTCCAACAGGGCCGCAGCGACATCGTGATGTCCACGATCAACGGCCTCCGCTACGCCGTCGCCCAGCAGACCGGCGTCAAGTTCCTCAACGAGTTCCACCGCCTGGACGTCGGCTTCGCCTTCAAGAAGGGCACGAAGCTGGCCCCGGCCTTCCGGGCCGCGGTGAACAAGCTCATCGCGGACGGCACGTACGACAAGATCCTCAAGAAGTGGGGAACGACGGGCTCGGCGATCGCGAAGTCGCAGATCTCGCCGCCGGAACTGAAGAACTAG
- a CDS encoding GTP-binding protein, producing MSGRSDKIVPLAVKIVVSGGLGVGKTTFIGAISEIEPLDTEAAITEVSVGVDSLVGVEAKTTTTVALDFGRITLDPTIALYLFGTPGQDRFSFLWDDLVEGALGTVVLVDTRRIEDCFPAVDYFESQGAPFVLAVNRFDGAERFDVDEVREALGLGADVPVLDCDARERGSVRDVLGALMDRVIGVRAAPRRRTAALSR from the coding sequence ATGTCCGGGCGCTCTGACAAGATCGTGCCGCTGGCCGTGAAGATCGTGGTCAGCGGCGGCCTCGGGGTCGGCAAGACCACGTTCATCGGGGCCATTTCGGAGATCGAACCCCTCGACACGGAGGCGGCGATCACCGAAGTCTCCGTAGGCGTCGACTCGTTGGTGGGGGTCGAGGCGAAGACCACCACGACCGTCGCCCTCGACTTCGGGCGGATCACGCTCGACCCGACGATCGCGCTGTATCTGTTCGGGACGCCCGGGCAGGACCGGTTCTCCTTCCTCTGGGACGACCTGGTGGAGGGCGCGCTCGGCACGGTGGTCCTCGTGGACACCCGGCGGATCGAGGACTGTTTCCCGGCGGTCGACTACTTCGAGTCGCAGGGCGCGCCGTTCGTCCTCGCGGTGAACCGGTTCGACGGCGCGGAGCGGTTCGATGTGGACGAGGTCCGGGAGGCGTTGGGGCTGGGTGCGGATGTGCCTGTGCTGGACTGCGACGCGCGTGAACGGGGCTCTGTACGGGACGTGTTGGGCGCGTTGATGGACCGGGTGATCGGGGTTCGGGCCGCGCCACGACGTCGTACGGCTGCCCTGTCGCGATAG